From the Kitasatospora viridis genome, one window contains:
- a CDS encoding serine hydrolase domain-containing protein yields MTSSPIAPPRRRTLALAALLTATLATTAPGTTADARSADRSLLQRDADAITALGVTGVQARLSAAGRPDLTATSGVADLTGRQPVRPDGYFRIASVTKAFVATVTLQLVGERRLSLDDPVERWLPGVVAGNGNDGRAITVRQLLQHTSGLHDDYPDYTSAADFQQHRYDTYTPEQLVARAMRHRPDFPPGTAWGYSNTDYVLLGMIIQRVTGDSWHQQVRDRIVRPLGLDHTFWPGTSPALPQPHAETYQRFAPGEPFVDVTEQVGSGTNGEAGLVSTTADLDAFFRALLGGRLLAPAQLAELEGTVPVSPDFAQLMPGARDGLGLFSRPLSCGGVYWGHEGGDAGWITGDGVTADGRRSVTVSLSGVQAATPADVRRVEDAETRLVDHALCATR; encoded by the coding sequence ATGACCAGCTCACCCATTGCCCCACCCCGCCGGCGAACCCTCGCCCTGGCCGCCCTGCTGACCGCGACCCTGGCCACCACCGCGCCGGGCACGACGGCCGATGCGCGATCGGCCGACCGGAGCCTGCTCCAGCGCGACGCCGACGCGATCACCGCGCTCGGTGTGACGGGGGTTCAGGCCCGCCTGAGCGCCGCCGGCCGCCCGGACCTGACCGCCACCAGCGGCGTCGCCGACCTGACGGGCCGCCAGCCGGTGCGGCCCGACGGGTACTTCCGGATCGCCAGCGTCACCAAGGCGTTCGTGGCCACCGTGACCCTGCAACTCGTCGGCGAGCGGCGGCTCTCGCTGGACGACCCGGTCGAGCGCTGGCTGCCGGGCGTGGTCGCCGGCAACGGCAACGACGGCCGCGCGATCACCGTCCGCCAACTGCTCCAGCACACCAGCGGGCTGCACGACGACTACCCGGACTACACTTCGGCGGCGGACTTCCAGCAGCACCGGTACGACACCTACACGCCCGAGCAGCTCGTCGCCCGGGCGATGCGCCACCGGCCGGACTTCCCGCCGGGCACGGCCTGGGGCTACTCCAACACCGACTACGTGCTGCTCGGCATGATCATCCAGCGGGTCACCGGAGACTCCTGGCACCAGCAGGTGCGGGACCGGATCGTCCGACCGCTCGGCCTCGACCACACCTTCTGGCCCGGCACTTCGCCCGCCCTGCCGCAGCCGCACGCCGAGACCTACCAGCGGTTCGCCCCGGGCGAGCCGTTCGTCGACGTCACCGAGCAGGTCGGCTCGGGCACCAACGGCGAGGCGGGGCTCGTCTCCACCACCGCCGACCTCGACGCCTTCTTCCGCGCCCTGCTCGGCGGCCGGCTGCTGGCACCGGCCCAACTGGCCGAGTTGGAGGGGACGGTGCCGGTCAGCCCGGACTTCGCGCAGCTCATGCCGGGTGCCCGAGACGGGCTGGGGCTGTTCTCCCGCCCGCTCTCCTGCGGCGGGGTGTACTGGGGCCACGAGGGCGGCGACGCCGGCTGGATCACCGGCGACGGCGTCACCGCCGACGGGCGGCGCAGCGTGACGGTCTCGCTCTCGGGCGTCCAGGCCGCCACCCCGGCCGACGTGCGGCGCGTGGAGGACGCCGAGACCCGGCTGGTCGACCACGCACTGTGCGCAACTCGCTAA
- a CDS encoding antibiotic biosynthesis monooxygenase family protein — translation MTDRAPARLPAPPYYAVVFTAVRTSGDNGYQETDDRLMELAADEPGFLGVDAARGADGLGITVTYWQDEQSIAAWRNHAEHALARKYGREHWYSSYALHVTKVERAYGFTRPEG, via the coding sequence GTGACCGATCGTGCGCCCGCCCGACTGCCCGCCCCGCCCTACTACGCCGTGGTGTTCACCGCCGTGCGCACCTCCGGCGACAACGGCTACCAGGAGACGGACGACCGGTTGATGGAACTGGCCGCCGACGAGCCGGGATTCCTCGGTGTCGACGCCGCCCGCGGCGCGGACGGCCTCGGGATCACGGTGACGTACTGGCAGGACGAGCAGTCCATCGCCGCCTGGCGCAACCACGCGGAGCACGCGCTGGCCCGCAAGTACGGCCGTGAGCACTGGTACAGCTCGTACGCGCTCCACGTGACCAAGGTCGAGCGCGCCTACGGGTTCACCCGACCGGAGGGCTGA
- a CDS encoding group II truncated hemoglobin yields the protein MIVEYIRYRIDEPRRAAFEAAYARAAQPLARAEQCLDYELTACAEQPGDYVLRIRWTSTEDHLRGFREGPEFRAFFTEIEPYVGAVEEMRHYAPTQVAGRGGAHPTLYEWAGGAEALERLFTRFYEHVDQDPLLAPLFADKHPEHAQHVAAWLGEVFGGPQVYSAEHGGHRHMAGQHLGRGIGEQQRRRWVNLLLDTADEVGLPADPEFRAVLAYYLEWGTRMAVLYAGPTPPPLPDAPMPRWDWGLTPPYRG from the coding sequence ATGATTGTCGAGTACATCCGCTACCGGATCGACGAACCCCGGCGCGCCGCCTTCGAGGCGGCCTACGCCCGCGCCGCGCAGCCGCTCGCCAGGGCGGAGCAGTGCCTGGACTACGAGTTGACCGCCTGCGCCGAACAGCCCGGCGACTACGTGCTGCGGATCCGCTGGACCTCCACCGAGGACCACCTGCGGGGCTTTCGCGAGGGCCCGGAGTTCCGCGCCTTCTTCACCGAGATCGAACCGTACGTCGGCGCCGTCGAGGAGATGCGCCACTACGCGCCGACCCAGGTGGCGGGCCGCGGCGGCGCCCACCCGACCCTCTACGAGTGGGCGGGCGGCGCCGAGGCCCTGGAGCGGCTCTTCACCCGCTTCTACGAACACGTGGACCAGGACCCGCTGCTGGCGCCGCTCTTCGCCGACAAGCACCCCGAGCACGCCCAGCACGTGGCGGCCTGGCTAGGCGAGGTCTTCGGCGGGCCGCAGGTGTACAGCGCCGAGCACGGCGGCCACCGGCACATGGCCGGGCAGCACCTCGGCCGGGGCATCGGCGAGCAACAGCGCCGCCGCTGGGTGAACCTGCTGCTCGACACGGCGGACGAGGTCGGCCTGCCCGCCGACCCCGAGTTCCGCGCCGTCCTCGCCTACTACCTGGAATGGGGCACCCGGATGGCCGTGCTCTACGCCGGACCCACGCCGCCCCCGCTGCCGGACGCACCGATGCCGCGCTGGGACTGGGGGCTGACACCGCCTTACCGGGGCTGA
- a CDS encoding GNAT family N-acetyltransferase has product MTHIIKTVPAEDWAKAKEIRLAALRDPIAHLAFLETLEQGLARPDEFWQDRARASAEGTSLRQFVAEAPDGEWLGTVTARVELPGDTSAFGGEPKAPQTHVVGVFLRPAARGAGIAEELLAAAVAWSWSLSEPRIERVRLFVHEENARAQALYRKAGFEPTGATVLVPADVPFREVELAVTRSLTPAG; this is encoded by the coding sequence ATGACCCACATCATCAAGACCGTGCCGGCCGAGGACTGGGCCAAGGCCAAGGAAATACGCCTGGCGGCCCTGCGGGATCCGATCGCGCACCTGGCCTTCCTGGAGACGCTGGAGCAGGGGCTCGCCAGGCCCGACGAGTTCTGGCAGGACCGCGCGCGGGCCTCCGCCGAAGGCACCTCGCTGCGCCAGTTCGTGGCCGAGGCGCCGGACGGCGAGTGGCTGGGCACGGTCACCGCGCGCGTCGAACTGCCCGGCGACACCTCGGCGTTCGGCGGCGAGCCGAAGGCGCCGCAGACCCATGTGGTCGGCGTCTTCCTGCGCCCCGCGGCACGCGGGGCCGGCATCGCCGAGGAGCTCCTGGCCGCCGCCGTCGCGTGGTCCTGGTCGCTCTCCGAGCCGCGGATCGAGCGGGTCCGCCTCTTCGTGCACGAGGAGAACGCCCGGGCCCAGGCCCTCTACCGCAAGGCCGGGTTCGAACCCACCGGCGCCACCGTGCTGGTCCCGGCCGACGTCCCGTTCCGGGAGGTCGAGCTCGCCGTCACCAGGAGCCTCACGCCGGCCGGGTGA
- a CDS encoding TetR/AcrR family transcriptional regulator, whose product MTVWDRPEPPTAPVPLDRERIVAAAVALADEGGLEAVSLRKVAARLDAGPMRLYGYISTKQDLVDLMLDEVHAEILPAERPGEPGDWREALRTLAHRTRAAALRHEWLADLLGGRPTLGPNALAVTEARLAALDGLADIDTAMRAVETVGAYCTGAIRREIANLRAERATGLSERDWQRANGPHLTGLLATGRFPALSKAVHDGADVDAETSFATGLEWVLDAVAGRLTRPA is encoded by the coding sequence ATGACTGTCTGGGACCGGCCCGAGCCGCCGACCGCCCCCGTGCCGCTCGACCGGGAGCGGATCGTCGCCGCCGCCGTCGCGCTGGCCGACGAGGGCGGGCTGGAGGCGGTGTCGCTGCGCAAGGTCGCCGCCCGGCTCGACGCCGGCCCGATGCGGCTGTACGGATACATCTCCACCAAGCAGGACTTGGTCGACCTCATGCTGGACGAGGTCCACGCCGAGATCCTCCCCGCGGAGCGGCCCGGCGAGCCCGGCGACTGGCGCGAGGCGCTGCGCACCCTCGCCCACCGCACCAGGGCGGCGGCGCTGCGGCACGAATGGCTGGCCGACCTGCTCGGCGGCCGTCCGACTCTCGGCCCGAACGCCCTCGCCGTGACCGAGGCCCGGCTCGCCGCCCTCGACGGCCTCGCCGACATCGACACCGCGATGCGCGCCGTGGAGACCGTCGGCGCCTACTGCACCGGCGCGATCAGGCGCGAGATCGCCAACCTGCGGGCCGAGCGCGCCACCGGCCTGTCCGAGCGCGACTGGCAGCGCGCTAACGGCCCGCACCTGACGGGCCTGCTGGCCACGGGCCGCTTCCCGGCGCTGAGCAAGGCCGTGCACGACGGCGCGGACGTGGACGCCGAGACGTCCTTCGCGACCGGCCTGGAGTGGGTCCTCGACGCGGTGGCCGGTCGGCTCACCCGGCCGGCGTGA
- a CDS encoding FAD-dependent oxidoreductase, whose protein sequence is MRQRIAVVGSGPAGLTFARVLHRHGHPVTVFERDPGPDARPPGGTLDLHTGLGQLALEKAGLLAGFEELSRPEGQAMRILDPDGTVLRDWRPRPDERANPEIDRGQLRDLLLGPLDVQWGRGVTQVVPGTRDGTLVRFADGRQEAFDLVVGADGAWSRTRPAVSPVTPHYTGITSVGTSLDEVDTRHPELARLIGDGSVGVYGANRSLVAQRNSGGHVKVHARFRAPLDWHAGLDLADVEAVRSRLLALFAGWSAPVLELLCHGADFTEHPVHVLPVSHTWEHVPGVTLLGDSAHLMPPLGAGANLAMLDGAELAEAIAAAPGPGELDQAVRAFEERMWARAGRWAQITTAGLERLVNPDPAEALAHFDEVQPS, encoded by the coding sequence ATGAGACAGCGTATCGCAGTGGTCGGGAGCGGCCCGGCCGGCCTCACCTTCGCCCGTGTCCTGCACCGCCACGGCCACCCCGTCACCGTCTTCGAACGCGATCCCGGCCCCGACGCCCGGCCCCCGGGCGGCACGCTGGACCTGCACACGGGCCTGGGCCAGCTCGCGCTGGAGAAGGCGGGGCTGCTGGCGGGGTTCGAGGAGCTGTCGCGCCCCGAGGGGCAGGCGATGCGGATCCTGGACCCGGACGGGACCGTGCTGCGCGACTGGCGCCCGCGGCCGGACGAGCGGGCCAATCCCGAGATCGACCGCGGACAGCTGCGCGACCTGCTGCTCGGCCCGCTCGACGTGCAGTGGGGCCGGGGCGTGACGCAGGTAGTGCCGGGGACCCGGGACGGCACGCTGGTCCGGTTCGCGGACGGGCGGCAGGAGGCCTTCGACCTGGTGGTCGGCGCGGACGGCGCCTGGTCCCGGACCCGCCCGGCGGTCTCGCCGGTGACGCCGCACTACACCGGCATCACCTCGGTCGGGACCTCGCTGGACGAGGTCGACACCCGCCACCCCGAGCTCGCCCGGTTGATCGGCGACGGGTCCGTGGGCGTGTACGGCGCGAACCGCAGTCTCGTTGCCCAGCGCAACAGCGGCGGCCACGTCAAGGTGCACGCCCGGTTCCGTGCGCCGCTGGACTGGCACGCCGGCCTGGACCTGGCCGACGTCGAGGCCGTGCGGTCGAGGCTGCTCGCCCTGTTCGCCGGCTGGTCCGCTCCCGTCCTCGAACTCCTTTGCCACGGCGCGGATTTCACCGAGCATCCGGTCCACGTCCTGCCCGTCTCCCACACCTGGGAGCACGTCCCCGGGGTGACGCTGCTGGGCGACTCCGCCCACCTGATGCCCCCGCTGGGGGCGGGCGCGAACCTCGCGATGCTGGACGGCGCCGAACTCGCCGAGGCCATCGCCGCCGCTCCCGGCCCCGGCGAACTGGACCAGGCCGTCCGCGCCTTCGAGGAGCGGATGTGGGCCCGGGCCGGCCGGTGGGCACAGATCACGACGGCCGGCCTGGAACGCCTGGTCAACCCGGACCCCGCCGAAGCCCTCGCGCACTTCGACGAGGTCCAGCCCTCCTGA
- a CDS encoding GRAS family protein translates to MNDALLLLDRAAAAAEADDPDRLAAALDRADAVRADDMLLLTFFLAGLRARLAPPTARGNPYLRDDGTAQIDLFAVMLRHLPLLRAGRLATESLLPHLHGATRATVLALGIGHGGQERDLIARADWLEQVTVVGVDVAPDSLAAAGRTLHAAGRQARTAVDVQQVARATEDLDDAFWEALARLPRPLVVTASFALHHMRDTPGGDARTALLRRLHAQRPAALALCEPDSDHHRAPLRTRLANAWQHYGTLFAAIDATGANPAEKGAMKRFFGREILDVVGAPEEDRHERHEPTAVWLARLTATGFRPQPQQPAPPLGQPGFTATRRATHTELAFKGVPLAAVITAVPR, encoded by the coding sequence GTGAACGATGCTCTCCTCCTCCTCGACCGGGCGGCAGCGGCCGCTGAGGCCGACGACCCCGACCGGTTGGCCGCGGCCCTGGACCGGGCCGACGCGGTCCGGGCCGACGACATGCTGCTGCTGACCTTCTTCCTGGCCGGGCTCCGGGCCCGGCTCGCCCCGCCCACCGCCCGGGGGAACCCGTACCTGCGGGACGACGGCACGGCGCAGATCGACCTGTTCGCGGTGATGCTGCGTCACCTGCCGCTGCTGCGCGCGGGCCGGCTGGCCACCGAGAGCCTCCTGCCGCACCTGCACGGCGCCACCCGGGCCACCGTGCTGGCCCTCGGGATCGGCCACGGCGGCCAGGAGCGCGACCTGATCGCCCGCGCCGACTGGCTGGAGCAGGTCACCGTGGTCGGCGTCGACGTCGCGCCCGACAGCCTCGCCGCCGCCGGGCGCACCCTGCACGCGGCCGGCCGCCAGGCGCGCACCGCGGTCGACGTCCAGCAGGTGGCCCGCGCGACCGAGGACCTGGACGACGCGTTCTGGGAGGCGCTGGCCCGCCTGCCGCGCCCGCTGGTGGTGACGGCCTCCTTCGCCCTGCACCACATGCGCGACACCCCGGGCGGCGACGCGCGCACCGCGCTGCTGCGCCGCCTGCACGCCCAGCGGCCGGCCGCCCTGGCCCTGTGCGAGCCGGACAGCGACCACCACCGGGCGCCGCTGCGCACCCGGCTGGCGAACGCCTGGCAGCACTACGGCACGCTGTTCGCCGCGATCGACGCGACCGGCGCGAACCCGGCGGAGAAGGGGGCGATGAAGCGCTTCTTCGGCCGGGAGATCCTCGATGTCGTCGGCGCCCCGGAGGAGGACCGCCACGAGCGGCACGAGCCCACCGCCGTCTGGCTCGCCCGGCTCACTGCGACCGGCTTCCGCCCCCAGCCGCAGCAGCCCGCCCCGCCGCTCGGGCAGCCGGGCTTCACCGCCACCCGCCGGGCCACCCACACCGAGCTCGCCTTCAAGGGCGTGCCGCTGGCGGCCGTCATCACCGCCGTGCCCCGCTGA
- a CDS encoding 2OG-Fe(II) oxygenase — protein MPAPSRLDGTDWTALSGELDEHGHALTGPLLTPAECRTLAALFDEPERFRSTVDMARHRFGSGRYRYFTHELPTLVGELREACYPRLLPIARDWAARLGAPAPWPDELAEWLAMCHAAGQAKSAQILLRYGPGDWNALHRDVFGDLLFPLQVVIGLDVPGTDYTGGEFVMTEQRPRAQSRGSATTLPQGHGLVFTTRERPVPSRRGWSAGPMRHGVSTVRSGRRHTLGLVFHDAA, from the coding sequence ATGCCCGCTCCCAGCCGCCTCGACGGCACCGACTGGACCGCCCTGTCCGGCGAACTCGACGAGCACGGCCACGCGTTGACCGGCCCGCTGCTCACCCCCGCCGAATGCCGGACGCTCGCCGCGCTGTTCGACGAGCCCGAGCGCTTCCGCAGCACGGTGGACATGGCCCGCCACCGCTTCGGCTCCGGCCGGTACCGCTACTTCACCCACGAGCTGCCCACCCTGGTAGGGGAGTTGCGCGAGGCGTGCTACCCCCGCCTGCTGCCGATCGCGCGCGACTGGGCCGCCCGGCTCGGCGCCCCGGCGCCGTGGCCGGACGAGCTGGCCGAGTGGCTGGCGATGTGCCACGCCGCCGGGCAGGCCAAGTCCGCGCAGATCCTGCTGCGCTACGGCCCGGGCGACTGGAACGCGCTGCACCGCGACGTGTTCGGCGACCTGCTCTTCCCGCTCCAGGTGGTGATCGGCCTCGACGTGCCGGGCACCGACTACACCGGCGGCGAGTTCGTGATGACCGAGCAGCGCCCGCGCGCCCAGTCCCGCGGCTCCGCCACCACCCTGCCGCAGGGCCACGGCCTGGTCTTCACCACCCGCGAGCGGCCGGTCCCGAGCCGGCGCGGCTGGTCGGCCGGACCGATGCGGCACGGCGTGAGCACCGTCCGCTCCGGCCGCCGGCACACCCTGGGCCTGGTCTTCCACGACGCCGCGTGA
- a CDS encoding phage tail sheath family protein, whose amino-acid sequence MPSYLSPGVYVEEVASGSRPIEGVGTSVAAFVGLAPTGPLDEPTLVTNWTQYTASFGEFTDGYYLAHAVYGFFNNGGSAAYVVRVGGVTGGVPAEAGQAQLGAAAPVAALPAAEPTALGTFKVTAIAAAPSGGQLTVEVADAEGEGPAERFKLVVKDGETVVETFDATAKRGGRAYVVTQVKERSRLIAVEEAVPTAQLARPDNQAVLVPAAPAAGPAAAAAPAAPARVTATPAQYLGDSADRTGFGGLEAYDEISIVAVPDLMAAYQRGALDQDALKAVQLGLISHCELMGDRMAVIDPPPSLNARDIRKWRQETAGYDSKYAALYYPWIKVFDPSSGQSRLVPPSGHVAGVWARNDAERGVHKAPANEILRGAVDLELQITRGEQDLLNPIGVNCIRAFPGRGIRVWGARTMASDPAWRYLNVRRYFNYLEESILVGTQWVVFEPNDQALWARIRRNISAFLVTEWRSGALFGARPEDAFYVKCDAETNPPESVDLGRVVCEIGVAPVKPAEFVVFRLAQFSSGGGELDE is encoded by the coding sequence ATGCCGTCATACCTGTCGCCGGGCGTGTACGTGGAGGAGGTGGCCTCCGGCTCGCGTCCGATCGAGGGTGTCGGCACCTCCGTGGCCGCCTTCGTCGGCCTCGCCCCGACCGGCCCGCTGGACGAGCCCACCCTGGTCACCAACTGGACCCAGTACACGGCGTCCTTCGGCGAGTTCACCGACGGCTACTACCTGGCCCACGCCGTCTACGGGTTCTTCAACAACGGCGGCTCCGCGGCCTACGTGGTCCGGGTCGGCGGCGTGACCGGCGGCGTGCCGGCCGAGGCCGGCCAGGCCCAGCTCGGTGCCGCCGCTCCGGTGGCCGCGCTGCCCGCCGCCGAGCCGACCGCGCTCGGCACCTTCAAGGTGACCGCGATCGCCGCCGCGCCGTCCGGCGGTCAGCTGACCGTCGAGGTCGCCGACGCCGAGGGCGAGGGCCCGGCCGAGCGCTTCAAGCTGGTGGTCAAGGACGGCGAGACCGTCGTCGAGACCTTCGACGCGACCGCCAAGCGCGGCGGCCGCGCCTACGTCGTCACCCAGGTCAAGGAGCGCTCGCGGCTGATCGCCGTCGAGGAGGCCGTGCCGACCGCGCAGCTGGCCCGCCCGGACAACCAGGCCGTGCTGGTGCCCGCCGCCCCCGCGGCCGGCCCGGCGGCCGCCGCCGCTCCGGCCGCGCCCGCGCGCGTCACCGCCACCCCGGCCCAGTACCTGGGCGACTCCGCCGACCGCACCGGTTTCGGCGGTCTGGAGGCGTACGACGAGATCTCCATCGTCGCCGTGCCCGACCTGATGGCCGCCTACCAGCGCGGTGCGCTCGACCAGGACGCCCTGAAGGCGGTCCAGCTCGGCCTGATCTCGCACTGCGAGCTGATGGGCGACCGGATGGCCGTGATCGACCCGCCGCCCAGCCTGAACGCCCGCGACATCCGCAAGTGGCGCCAGGAGACCGCCGGTTACGACTCCAAGTACGCGGCGCTCTACTACCCCTGGATCAAGGTCTTCGACCCGTCCAGCGGCCAGTCCCGCCTGGTGCCCCCGTCCGGCCACGTGGCCGGCGTCTGGGCCCGCAACGACGCCGAGCGCGGCGTGCACAAGGCCCCGGCCAACGAGATCCTGCGCGGCGCGGTCGACCTGGAGCTGCAGATCACCCGGGGCGAGCAGGACCTGCTCAACCCGATCGGCGTGAACTGCATCCGGGCCTTCCCCGGCCGCGGCATCCGGGTCTGGGGCGCCCGCACCATGGCCTCCGACCCGGCGTGGCGCTACCTGAACGTGCGGCGCTACTTCAACTACCTTGAGGAGTCCATCCTCGTCGGTACCCAGTGGGTCGTCTTCGAGCCCAACGACCAGGCGCTGTGGGCCCGGATCCGCCGCAACATCTCCGCCTTCCTGGTCACCGAGTGGCGCAGCGGCGCGCTGTTCGGCGCCCGCCCGGAGGACGCCTTCTACGTGAAGTGCGACGCCGAGACCAACCCGCCGGAGTCGGTGGACCTCGGCCGGGTGGTCTGCGAGATCGGGGTCGCGCCGGTCAAGCCGGCCGAATTCGTGGTCTTCCGTCTGGCCCAGTTCTCCAGCGGCGGCGGCGAGCTGGACGAGTAG
- a CDS encoding phage tail protein, with protein sequence MSMQPGDALASHNFGLQIDGVLVEYLQEVSGLSMKQDVIEYKQVTPQGQLVTKKMPGVKQAGECTVVRGMTHSAAFSQWIQESIYGNMSSARKNATIIMMDYTNAPVKRYHMRNAWCSSVEASTVKAGEASALTETISITYEELVIE encoded by the coding sequence ATGAGCATGCAGCCCGGCGACGCGCTCGCCTCACACAACTTCGGCCTGCAGATCGACGGTGTTCTCGTCGAGTACCTGCAGGAGGTCAGCGGCCTGTCGATGAAGCAGGACGTGATCGAGTACAAGCAGGTGACCCCGCAGGGTCAGCTGGTCACCAAGAAGATGCCCGGCGTGAAGCAGGCCGGCGAGTGCACCGTGGTCCGCGGCATGACCCACTCGGCGGCGTTCAGCCAGTGGATCCAGGAGTCGATCTACGGCAACATGTCGTCGGCCCGCAAGAACGCCACCATCATCATGATGGACTACACCAACGCCCCGGTGAAGCGCTACCACATGCGCAACGCCTGGTGCAGCTCGGTGGAGGCCAGCACGGTCAAGGCCGGCGAGGCCTCGGCGCTCACCGAGACCATCTCGATCACCTACGAAGAGCTGGTCATCGAGTAA
- a CDS encoding DUF6760 family protein — MTYATDRLYQEVAYIAYHFHWGQDEILDMEHRDRRRYVEEIAGLVARAGAEG; from the coding sequence GTGACGTACGCGACCGACCGCCTCTACCAGGAGGTCGCGTACATCGCCTACCACTTCCACTGGGGTCAGGACGAGATCCTGGACATGGAGCACCGCGACCGACGCCGGTACGTGGAGGAGATCGCGGGGCTCGTCGCCCGCGCCGGAGCAGAGGGCTGA
- a CDS encoding phage tail protein, with translation MTTSLDPGSTIFFTLTIDGQDLGLFNGCEGLASEVDVETHEEGGNNGFVWQLPSRVRFSNIRLTRPLTADTAKVAAWISTVATGIQRPTAQIAALRADGSIVARWGLLDVLPVRWQGPTLDPASPAVATEVLEIAHHGFTVAGA, from the coding sequence ATGACCACCTCCCTCGATCCAGGCTCCACGATCTTCTTCACGCTCACCATCGACGGGCAGGATCTCGGCCTCTTCAACGGCTGCGAGGGCCTGGCCTCCGAGGTGGACGTGGAGACCCACGAGGAGGGCGGCAACAACGGGTTCGTCTGGCAACTGCCCTCCCGGGTGCGGTTCTCCAACATCCGGCTGACCCGCCCGCTGACCGCCGACACCGCGAAGGTGGCGGCCTGGATCTCCACCGTGGCGACCGGCATCCAGCGGCCGACGGCGCAGATCGCGGCGCTGCGGGCGGACGGTTCGATCGTCGCCCGCTGGGGCCTGCTGGACGTGCTGCCGGTGCGCTGGCAGGGGCCGACCCTGGATCCGGCGAGCCCGGCCGTGGCCACCGAGGTGCTGGAGATCGCGCACCACGGCTTCACCGTGGCGGGGGCATAG
- a CDS encoding LysM peptidoglycan-binding domain-containing protein, with protein MAQPGASLVRASLWIHEPPTSMLMALGGEIGSVDFQFNPKELSLSRGANWHKAESVGYRLGALPRFTGAEPAQMTVPIFLDANAPGSSVKVQAQVEQLLSCCEVYPPSLFTKRPSPPWVRFSWGSFSTVQFVAYVTRADASFTLFSPTGEPTRATVTLALTEIPLITGGQNPTSGALNARRVHRTVAGDSLQSLAYREYGDATVWRVIAEANDIDDPMVLEPGTELLLPAAEDVHR; from the coding sequence ATGGCCCAGCCCGGTGCGAGCCTGGTCCGTGCGAGCCTGTGGATCCACGAGCCGCCGACCAGCATGCTGATGGCGCTCGGCGGCGAGATCGGCAGCGTGGACTTCCAGTTCAACCCCAAGGAGCTGAGCCTGAGCCGGGGCGCCAACTGGCACAAGGCGGAATCGGTCGGGTACCGGCTCGGCGCGCTGCCGCGGTTCACCGGTGCCGAGCCCGCCCAGATGACGGTGCCGATCTTCCTGGACGCGAACGCGCCCGGCAGCTCGGTCAAGGTGCAGGCACAGGTGGAGCAGCTGCTCTCCTGCTGCGAGGTGTACCCGCCGAGCCTGTTCACCAAGCGGCCGTCGCCGCCCTGGGTGCGGTTCTCCTGGGGCTCGTTCAGCACGGTGCAGTTCGTCGCCTACGTGACCAGGGCGGATGCGAGCTTCACGCTGTTCAGCCCGACCGGGGAGCCGACCCGGGCCACCGTCACGCTCGCGCTGACCGAGATCCCGCTGATCACGGGCGGTCAGAACCCGACCTCCGGCGCACTGAACGCCCGTCGGGTGCACCGCACCGTGGCGGGCGACTCGCTGCAGTCGCTGGCCTACCGGGAGTACGGCGACGCGACGGTCTGGCGGGTGATCGCCGAGGCCAACGACATCGACGACCCGATGGTGCTGGAGCCCGGCACCGAGCTGCTGCTGCCGGCCGCCGAAGACGTCCACCGATAG